A window from Acidobacteriota bacterium encodes these proteins:
- a CDS encoding amino acid permease, which produces MPGLSIRSSFVLLPDLRGWLWEFHHVPRVSVVKTELRSEQRLIRGIGLREGISLNVIEMIGIGPFITIPLIVHAAGGPQAMLGWIFGAVLAMCDGMVWAELGAALPRAGGSYEYLKEIYGPRSVGRWLSFLYVWQLMMSAPLSAASGCVGVAQYAGFIFPSLQRVIAAHSVNLGFGGSRFSSVGITITNGTLVAVLACVLAITLAYRRVDVVGRISTWLLAGVFGAIAWIIWAGIAHFNSARAFDFPPGAFHLNHAFFLGMGSAMLIATYDYWGYYNICYLGAEVRDPGRTIPRAILYAIQIVAAIYIIMNVSILGVVPWRELDQAAVSESRFYVVSTMMQRLYGTHAGQIVAVLIIWTAFASIFSVLLGVSRIPYAAALDGNFFQVFGKLNPRGNFPSAALLCMGALTCVLCMFRLADLVAALVVIRIMMQFILQALGVMIFRGRDPSHERPFRMWLYPLPALLALAGFVYILLMRENFERQVILAVILIILGTLAYLMRARTRREWPLLPNSSAR; this is translated from the coding sequence ATGCCTGGTTTATCCATTAGATCTTCCTTCGTGCTCCTTCCTGACCTTCGTGGGTGGCTTTGGGAATTTCACCACGTGCCGCGTGTCTCCGTCGTGAAAACGGAACTTCGCTCGGAGCAACGACTGATTCGCGGGATCGGTCTGCGCGAAGGAATCTCGCTCAACGTGATTGAGATGATCGGCATTGGGCCGTTCATTACCATTCCTCTGATCGTCCACGCTGCTGGTGGACCGCAGGCGATGCTGGGATGGATTTTTGGCGCTGTGCTTGCGATGTGCGATGGCATGGTCTGGGCCGAACTCGGAGCGGCGCTACCCCGAGCCGGAGGATCGTATGAGTATCTGAAGGAGATCTACGGACCACGCAGCGTGGGTAGATGGTTATCGTTCTTATACGTATGGCAATTGATGATGAGCGCGCCACTCTCCGCGGCGTCGGGCTGCGTGGGAGTTGCACAGTACGCCGGCTTCATATTTCCATCGCTGCAAAGGGTGATTGCGGCTCACAGTGTCAATCTGGGATTCGGTGGATCACGCTTTTCCAGTGTGGGCATTACGATAACGAATGGCACACTCGTTGCCGTGCTGGCTTGCGTGTTGGCAATTACGTTAGCGTATCGTCGCGTTGATGTAGTTGGAAGAATCTCGACCTGGCTCCTTGCCGGTGTTTTCGGAGCGATTGCCTGGATCATCTGGGCAGGCATTGCGCACTTCAACTCGGCGCGCGCATTCGATTTTCCGCCGGGAGCGTTTCACCTGAACCATGCATTCTTTCTTGGCATGGGTTCGGCGATGTTGATTGCGACCTACGATTACTGGGGCTACTACAACATCTGCTATCTCGGGGCGGAAGTGCGCGATCCCGGACGAACGATTCCGCGTGCAATTCTCTATGCGATTCAGATCGTCGCGGCCATTTACATCATAATGAACGTCAGCATTCTCGGAGTGGTGCCCTGGCGTGAGCTGGACCAGGCAGCTGTTAGTGAATCGCGATTTTATGTGGTTTCCACCATGATGCAACGGCTCTATGGCACCCATGCTGGACAGATCGTCGCCGTGCTGATCATCTGGACTGCCTTTGCATCCATTTTTTCTGTGCTGCTTGGCGTATCGCGAATTCCATATGCCGCCGCGCTGGATGGGAACTTCTTTCAGGTATTCGGCAAGTTGAACCCACGTGGAAATTTCCCTTCCGCTGCGCTCCTGTGCATGGGAGCTCTCACGTGTGTGTTGTGCATGTTTCGATTGGCTGATCTGGTCGCCGCGCTGGTGGTAATCCGCATCATGATGCAGTTCATCCTGCAGGCGTTAGGAGTGATGATCTTCCGCGGACGGGATCCGTCGCATGAACGTCCGTTTCGCATGTGGCTCTATCCGCTGCCCGCGCTCCTTGCTCTGGCAGGATTCGTTTACATCCTTCTGATGCGAGAAAATTTCGAACGACAAGTAATACTTGCGGTAATCCTGATCATTCTCGGAACGCTGGCGTATCTAATGCGCGCTCGCACTCGCCGAGAGTGGCCGCTACTGCCCAACAGCTCTGCCCGTTAG
- a CDS encoding aminotransferase: MLELSRKAAGVSQSEIRIMSVECEKARGINLAQGICDTEVPEPVQRAAVDAIHSRQNSYTRLDGVANLRRAIARKMREYNHVEADPEREVVVTAGSTGAFYSACMALLNPGEEVIVFEPYYGYHVNTLRALDCTPVYVTMHPPEWIFSHEQLRNAVTPKTRAIILNSPANPSGKVFTREELEFIAEIAVQNDLFVITDEIYEYFLYDQNQHVSPASLPGMAERSITISGFSKTYSITGWRIGYAVCDARWAQSIGYFHDLAYICAPSPLQHGVAAGLDELKPEFYKELAKEYRAKRDLLCTSLEQIGLAPSWPQGSYYVLADASALPGSNSKEKAMYLLANAGVASVPGEAFFSGGGRNLLRFCFAKTDSDLQEACRRLSRLPVPIVSR; this comes from the coding sequence ATGTTGGAATTGAGCAGAAAAGCGGCCGGAGTTTCCCAATCCGAGATCCGCATCATGTCAGTGGAATGCGAGAAGGCGCGCGGCATCAATCTCGCCCAGGGAATCTGCGACACCGAGGTTCCCGAACCGGTTCAGCGCGCCGCGGTCGATGCCATTCATTCACGGCAAAACTCATACACGCGGCTGGATGGAGTTGCTAATCTCCGCCGCGCGATCGCGCGCAAGATGCGCGAGTACAACCATGTTGAAGCTGACCCGGAACGGGAAGTCGTAGTAACGGCGGGCTCGACTGGCGCCTTTTATTCGGCTTGCATGGCGTTGCTGAATCCTGGAGAGGAAGTGATCGTCTTCGAGCCGTACTACGGTTATCACGTGAATACGCTGCGCGCTCTGGATTGCACGCCGGTATACGTGACTATGCATCCTCCAGAATGGATCTTCAGCCACGAACAACTTCGGAACGCCGTTACGCCGAAAACGCGCGCAATTATCCTGAACTCACCGGCCAATCCGTCGGGGAAAGTCTTCACGCGCGAGGAACTCGAGTTTATTGCTGAGATCGCGGTACAAAACGATTTGTTCGTCATCACAGACGAGATCTACGAATATTTTCTTTATGACCAGAACCAGCATGTCAGTCCGGCTTCATTGCCTGGAATGGCAGAGCGGTCGATAACCATTTCGGGATTCTCGAAAACCTACAGCATAACGGGATGGCGTATCGGATATGCCGTTTGCGATGCACGCTGGGCTCAGTCCATCGGCTACTTCCACGATCTCGCGTACATTTGTGCTCCTTCGCCGCTCCAGCACGGAGTGGCCGCTGGCCTGGATGAACTCAAGCCAGAGTTTTACAAGGAATTAGCGAAGGAGTACCGTGCCAAGCGGGATCTGCTCTGTACCAGTCTGGAACAGATTGGTCTTGCTCCCTCCTGGCCGCAAGGCTCCTACTATGTGCTCGCGGACGCGTCAGCGCTTCCGGGAAGCAACAGCAAAGAAAAGGCCATGTACCTGCTGGCAAATGCGGGCGTTGCCAGCGTTCCTGGAGAAGCGTTTTTCAGCGGAGGAGGAAGAAATCTGCTGCGGTTCTGCTTTGCCAAGACCGATTCCGATCTACAGGAAGCGTGCCGAAGGCTAAGTCGATTGCCGGTGCCGATCGTTTCCAGATAG